One Glycine max cultivar Williams 82 chromosome 4, Glycine_max_v4.0, whole genome shotgun sequence DNA segment encodes these proteins:
- the LOC100812542 gene encoding U-box domain-containing protein 26, whose product MRTHPRPKLKKPTIFHGAFFRHWGQNLFSPDGTTPPPFQCESSTSSSSATSQSFTQWRFSPPTPNTTTNNNNNNLIQTNTNPPSPPPPPQIHNLQELFHISEFQLSTDPTSALNLLERSLVPNPPQEQPPCPPNLMRALTANLAQAKPATKILFALCLSDANRRVAVEAGAVSAVVEAAPDLDGAPAERALAALELMCTLPEGAEELRAHALAVPVMVTMMAKTAARGKEYAIGALAVVYGAAGAENHYTAPPEEVARAVELALQGECSARGRRKGTQLLKTLQQLSQAEIEASETHAHDGN is encoded by the coding sequence ATGAGAACCCATCCACGACCAAAACTCAAAAAACCAACTATTTTTCATGGGGCGTTCTTCCGGCACTGGGGCCAAAACCTCTTCAGCCCCGACGGCACCACCCCTCCTCCCTTCCAATGCGAATCCtccacctcctcctcctccgccACTTCCCAAAGCTTCACCCAGTGGAGATTCTCTCCTCCAACCCCCAACACCACCaccaataacaataacaacaacctCATCCAAACAAACACTAATCCTCCTTCTCCACCTCCACCACCTCAAATCCACAACCTCCAAGAACTCTTCCACATTTCAGAATTCCAACTATCAACCGACCCCACCTCAGCCCTCAACCTTCTAGAACGTTCTCTTGTCCCCAATCCTCCCCAAGAGCAACCGCCGTGCCCTCCCAACCTCATGCGCGCCCTCACCGCCAACCTCGCCCAGGCCAAGCCCGCCACCAAGATCCTCTTCGCCCTCTGCCTCTCCGACGCCAACCGCCGCGTCGCCGTCGAGGCCGGCGCCGTCTCCGCCGTCGTGGAGGCCGCCCCCGACCTCGACGGCGCCCCCGCCGAGCGCGCCCTCGCTGCCCTCGAGCTCATGTGCACGCTCCCCGAAGGCGCCGAGGAGCTCCGCGCCCACGCCCTCGCCGTCCCCGTCATGGTCACCATGATGGCCAAGACCGCCGCAAGGGGCAAGGAGTACGCCATCGGAGCCCTCGCCGTCGTCTACGGCGCCGCCGGCGCCGAGAACCACTACACCGCGCCTCCCGAAGAGGTGGCGCGTGCGGTGGAACTCGCCCTGCAGGGCGAGTGCAGCGCCAGGGGGAGGAGGAAAGGGACGCAGCTGCTGAAGACGCTGCAACAACTCTCTCAGGCTGAGATTGAAGCTTCTGAGACTCACGCTCACGACGGCAATTGA
- the LOC100808765 gene encoding probable beta-1,4-xylosyltransferase IRX9H-like isoform X1: MASVRRTLSPVPRAGTVANGEVCSVASPLSKSSSSPQNFSPSVGLDYRALVFGVFSPRSFRALERSKPRGQLWRKMLFHFFICFMVGVSIGLIPLASTHMSANLMPKQQAFSFEVISAVANFQPFENVNLNVTPSINEAVNFNATLYSTVKEQELIDGVAYNVSNSQISENPYLESQKLLIIVTPTHNHIFQAYYLHRLSQTLKLVPPPLLWIVVEMTSQSEETADILWSSGIMYRHLICKTNLTNPSHRSILQRNVAMAHIETHRLEGIVYFADDDNIYSVELFQQMREIRRFGTWTVARLLGDKSSIVLQGPICNGSQVIGWHTDESNGKSKRFHAEMPGFAFNSTILWDPKRWHRPTLEPIRQLDSVKESLWVSTLIEQVVEDESQMEGLMDNCSRVMVWHIDLESSYSFYPQKWIVKNNLDAIVHLPLV; encoded by the exons ATGGCATCTGTTAGAAGAACCTTGTCTCCCGTGCCTAGAGCTGGAACTGTAGCAAATGGAGAAGTGTGTTCAGTAGCTTCTCCCTTGTCGAAGTCCTCATCGAGTCCTCAGAACTTCTCACCATCGGTTGGATTGGACTACCGTGCACTTGTGTTTGGTGTTTTCTCCCCAAGGTCTTTCAGGGCTTTGGAGAGATCAAAGCCACGGGGGCAGCTTTGGAGGAAGatgctttttcattttttcatttgcTTCATGGTTGGTGTTTCTATTGGACTCATCCCACTTGCATCGACACACATGTCCGCAAATCTCATGCCAAAACAACAAGCCTTCTCCTTTGAGGTGATATCTGCAGTGGCAAATTTCCAGCCatttgaaaatgtaaatttaaatgtgaCCCCATCAATCAACGAGGCTGTGAATTTTAATGCTACTTTGTATTCAACTGTGAAAGAACAGGAACTAATAGATGGAGTGGCATATAATGTCTCCAACAGCCAAATCAGTGAAAATCCATATTTGGAGTCTCAGAAGCTTCTCATAATTGTAACCCCAACACACAATCATATATTTCAAGCATATTATTTGCATCGCTTGTCGCAGACATTAAAATTGGTCCCACCTCCCTTGTTGTGGATTGTTGTTGAGATGACTTCCCAATCTGAAGAAACTGCTGACATCTTATGGAGTAGTGGGATTATGTACAGGCATCTCATTTGTAAAACAAATCTAACCAACCCAAGCCATAGGAGCATTCTTCAAAGAAATGTTGCAATGGCACACATTGAAACTCATCGTCTTGAAGGAATTGTTTACTTTGCAGATGATGATAACATCTACTCAGTGGAACTCTTTCAGCAAATGAGAGAAATAAG GCGATTTGGAACATGGACTGTAGCAAGATTATTAGGGGATAAAAGTAGCATTGTCTTGCAAGGGCCCATTTGTAATGGAAGTCAAGTAATTGGATGGCATACAGATGAATCAAATGGGAAATCTAAAAGATTTCATGCTGAAATGCCAGGTTTTGCCTTCAATAGTACAATACTCTGGGATCCGAAGAGGTGGCACCGCCCCACTCTTGAACCTATCAGACAACTTGATTCGGTCAAGGAAAGTTTGTGG GTTAGCACATTGATTGAGCAGGTGGTTGAAGATGAAAGTCAAATGGAGGGCTTAATGGACAACTGCTCGAGAGTTATGGTCTGGCATATTGATCTTGAATCATCTTATTCGTTCTATCCTCAGAAGTGGATTGTAAAGAACAACCTAGATGCCATTGTTCATCTTCCACTTGTGTGA
- the LOC100807708 gene encoding ER membrane protein complex subunit 1: MAMTIRVFLILLLFLSSTHLSYSLYEDQVGLMDWHQQYIGKVKHALFHTQKSGRKRVLVSTEENVVASLDLRRGEIFWRHVLGTNDVVDGLDIALGKYVITLSSDGSILRAWNLPDGQMVWESFLQGSVASKSILYIPKNLKADKDDLILVFGKGCLHAVSSIDGEVLWKKDFVGESIEVNHIIQSTDEIYVAGFVGSSKFYVYGLNAKNGELLKNDHKALPCDTFGELLSVSGDKFVVLDKTRSKILTINIKNGEISYKQKPISDLIEDSSGQAVILPSRLPELFALRINSHVLLIKVTNEGELVLVDKINNAAAVSDALSIPEGQHAFAFVQHEDSKIHLFVKDVNDWNGDLLKERVVIDHQRGNVDKIFINNYVRTDRSYGFRALMVMEDHSLLLVQQGEIVWSREDGLASVVDVTASELPVEKEGVSVAKVEQNLFEWLKGHVLKLKGTLMIASAEDVVAIQALRLRSSEKSKMTRDHNGFRKLLIVLTRAGKVFALHTGDGRVVWSILLHTLRKTEVCEHPIGLNIYQWQVPHHHALDENPSILVVGRCGPSLAAPSVLSFIDAYTGKELNSLSLAHTVAQVIPLPYTDSTEQRLHLIIDINRYAYLYPRTSEAIGILQREFSNVYWYSVDADNGVIRGHALKSNCIHKVVDEYCFDFRNLWSIVFPSESEKIIATVTRKSNEVVHTQAKVMTDHDVMYKYVSKNVLFVANAAPKASGEIGTATPEEASLVIYIIDTVTGRILHRMTHHGCQGPVHAVFSENWVVYHYFNLRAHRYEMSVVEVYDQSRADNKDVWKFVLGKHNLTSPISSYYRAEVVTKSQSYFFTHSVKAIEVTSTAKGITSKQLLIGTIGDQVLALDKRFLDPRRTLNPSQAEKEEGIIPLTDSLPIISQSYITHSLKVEGLRGIVTVPAKLESTSLVFAYGVDLFFTQIAPSRTYDSLTEDFSYALLLLTIVALVAAIFVTWVLSQRKDLQEKWR, encoded by the exons ATGGCCATGACGATTAGGGTTTTCCTCATCCTTCTACTCTTTCTCTCATCTACTCATCTCAGTTACTCGCTTTACGAAGATCAAGTTGGCCTCATGGATTG GCATCAACAGTACATTGGGAAAGTAAAGCACGCTTTGTTCCATACTCAAAAGTCTGGACGCAAGCGTGTTTTAGTATCCACCGAAGAGAATGTTGTAGCTTCACTCGACCTTCGTCGTGGAGAGATTT TTTGGAGGCATGTTCTTGGGACcaatgatgttgttgatggacTTGACATTGCCCTGGGAAAAT ATGTCATAACTCTTTCCTCGGATGGAAGTATATTGAGAGCATGGAACCTTCCTGATGGACAGATGGTTTGGGAGTCTTTCCTTCAGGGATCAGTGGCATCAAAGTCAATATTATACATTCCA AAAAACCTGAAAGCCGACAAGGATGATTTGATCCTTGTTTTTGGTAAAGGTTGTCTCCATGCTGTTTCCAGCATAGATGGTGAAGTTCTCTGGAAGAAAGATTTTGTGGGTGAAAG CATTGAGGTTAACCATATTATTCAGTCTACCGACGAGATATATGTAGCTGGTTTTGTTGGTTCTTCAAAGTTTTATGTGTATGGATTGAATGctaagaatggagaattgctaAAGAATGATCATAAAGCACTTCCTTGTGATACTTTTGGGGAATTATTATCAGTCTCAGGTGATAAGTTTGTTGTGTTGGATAAAACGAGGTCTAAGATACTAACAATAAACATCAAGAATGGAGAGATTAGTTACAAACAGAAGCCTATTTCAGACCTCATCGAGGATTCATCTGGACAGGCAGTAATATTACCATCAAGGCTTCCAGAGTTGTTTGCATTACGTATCAATTCCCATGTTCTTTTAATTAAAGTGACAAATGAAGGTGAGTTGGTGCTGgttgacaaaattaataatgCAGCAGCTGTTAGCGATGCTTTGTCAATTCCAGAGGGTCAGCATGCTTTTGCATTTGTTCAACATGAAGACAGTAAAATTCACCTATTTGTAAAGGATGTTAATGATTGGAATGGTGATTTGCTCAAGGAAAGAGTAGTAATAGACCATCAAAGAGGGAACGTTGATAAGatttttataaacaattatGTGAGGACAGATAGATCTTACGGTTTTAGAGCATTGATGGTAATGGAGGATCATTCACTCTTATTAGTACAACAAGGAGAAATTGTCTGGAGTAGAGAGGATGGTCTTGCATCAGTTGTAGATGTAACCGCATCTGAACTACCTGTGGAAAAGGAAGGTGTATCTGTGGCAAAAGTGGAACAGAACCTCTTTGAATGGCTTAAG GGACATGTGCTGAAGCTCAAAGGAACTTTAATGATTGCAAGTGCTGAGGATGTAGTAGCTATTCAAGCGCTGAGGTTAAGGAGTTCCGAGAAAAGCAAAATGACTCGTGATCATAATGGTTTTCGTAAGTTGCTTATAGTACTTACAAGGGCAGGAAAGGTTTTTGCTTTGCACACTGGAGATGGGCGTGTAGTTTGGTCTATTCTACTTCATACTCTGCGTAAAACAGAAGTGTGTGAACATCCGATTGGGCTTAACATTTATCAGTGGCAGGTTCCACATCATCATGCATTGGATGAGAATCCTTCTATCCTTGTAGTTGGGCGATGTGGACCAAGTTTGGCTGCACCATCtgttctttcttttattgatgcATACACAGGGAAGGAACTCAATTCTTTGAGTCTTGCTCATACTGTTGCTCAAGTTATTCCACTGCCTTATACTGATTCAACTGAACAGCGTCTGCATCTAATTATAGACATAAACCGATATGCATACCTATACCCAAGAACTTCTGAAGCTATTGGCATTCTGCAACGTGAATTTTCAAATGTGTACTGGTACTCAGTTGATGCTGATAATGGTGTTATCAGAGGTCATGCCTTGAAGAGCAATTGCATTCACAAAGTAGTGGATGAATACTGCTTTGACTTCAGGAATTTATGGTCTATTGTATTCCCATCTGAATCAGAAAAGATTATTGCAACAGTAACAAGAAAATCAAATGAG GTTGTTCATACTCAAGCAAAAGTTATGACTGACCACGATGTCATGTATAAGTATGTATCGAAGAATGTACTTTTTGTCGCAAATGCAGCACCAAAAGCCAGTGGGGAAATTGGAACAGCCACCCCAGAGGAGGCATCGTTGGTCATCTATATCATTGATACTGTGACTGGTCGCATATTGCATCGCATGACACACCATGGTTGCCAGGGTCCTGTTCATGCT GTATTTAGTGAAAACTGGGTTGTCTACCACTATTTTAATCTCAGAGCACACAGATATGAGATGTCAGTTGTTGAGGTCTATGATCAGTCTCGAGCG GATAACAAAGATGTCTGGAAGTTTGTTCTTGGGAAGCATAATCTTACATCACCCATCTCTTCTTATTATCGAGCAGAAGTTGTTACAAAATCACAGTCATACTTTTTTACCCATTCTGTGAAAGCAATAGAGGTGACTTCGACGGCCAAGGGTATAACCTCTAAGCAGCTTCTTATTGGAACAATTGGTGATCAG GTTCTGGCACTTGATAAACGCTTTTTGGATCCCCGGCGCACACTTAATCCCTCACAAgctgaaaaagaagaaggaattaTTCCTCTTACCGATTCATTGCCCATCATTTCTCAG TCCTACATTACACATTCCCTTAAAGTGGAAGGTCTCCGAGGCATTGTAACTGTGCCTGCCAAGCTGGAGTCTACATCCCTCGTCTTTGCCTATGGAGTAGATCTATTTTTTACTCAGATTGCTCCTTCTAGGACTTACGATTCACTAACTGAAGATTTCAGCTATGCTCTACTTCTTCTTACAATTGTTGCACTTGTCGCTGCAATATTTGTCACTTGGGTATTATCCCAGAGGAAAGATCTACAAGAGAAATGGAGATGA